From the Scatophagus argus isolate fScaArg1 chromosome 21, fScaArg1.pri, whole genome shotgun sequence genome, one window contains:
- the cdk5r1b gene encoding cyclin-dependent kinase 5 activator 1b isoform X1, producing the protein MGTVLSLSPSYRKAALFEDGPATVGHYTAVQNSKNAKDKNLKRHSLINVLPWKRIVAVSAKKKGSKKVQPNGNYQNNVTHLNNENLKKSQSCANLSTFTQDQSTPALTKSSNNTVSSVKKAPLANSNVAPGTPKRVIVQASTSELLRCLGEFLCRRCYRLKHLSPTDPVLWLRSVDRSLLLQGWQDQGFITPANVVFVYMLCRDVVSSEVATEHELQAVLLTCLYLSYSYMGNEISYPLKPFLVESSKETFWDRCLSIINLMSSKMLQINSDPHYFTQVFADLKNESQKEEERSRLLIGLDRRVRAIA; encoded by the exons ATGGGAACCGTGCTGTCTTTGTCACCCAGCTACCGAAAGGCGGCTCTCTTTGAGGATGGCCCGGCCACTGTGGGCCACTACACAGCCGTCCAGAACAGCAAGAACGCCAAAGACAAGAATCTGAAGCGGCACTCACTCATCAACGTTCTCCCATGGAAGCGGATTGTAGCCGTGTCGGCCAAGAAGAAAGGCTCCAAGAAGGTGCAGCCCAACGGCAACTACCAGAACAATGTCACCCACCTGAACAATGAAAACCTGAAGAAGTCGCAGTCATGCGCCAACCTGTCCACCTTCACCCAGGATCAGAGCACTCCAGCTCTCACCAAGAGCTCCAACAACACAGTGTCGTCTGTCAAGAAGGCCCCCCTGGCCAACTCCAACGTGGCCCCTGGGACCCCAAAGAGAGTGATTGTCCAGGCCTCCACCAGCGAGCTGCTGCGCTGCCTCGGGGAGTTTCTGTGCCGGCGTTGTTACCGCCTGAAACACCTGTCACCCACTGACCCAGTGCTGTGGCTGCGCAGCGTCGACCGCTCCCTGCTGCTGCAAGGCTGGCAGGACCAGGGATTCATCACCCCTGCCAACGTGGTCTTTGTCTACATGCTGTGCCGCGACGTGGTCTCCTCCGAGGTGGCCACGGAGCACGAGCTGCAGGCCGTGCTCCTCACTTGCCTCTACCTGTCTTACTCCTACATGGGCAACGAGATCTCCTACCCTCTGAAACCCTTCTTAGTGGAGAGCTCCAAGGAGACCTTCTGGGACCGCTGCCTGTCCATCATCAACCTGATGAGCTCAAAGATGCTCCAGATCAACTCCGACCCACACTACTTCACTCAGGTGTTCGCCGACCTGAAGAACGAGAgccagaaggaggaggagaggagccgTTTGCTCATCGGCCTGGACCG GAGGGTGAGGGCCATCGCCTGA
- the cdk5r1b gene encoding cyclin-dependent kinase 5 activator 1b isoform X2 codes for MGTVLSLSPSYRKAALFEDGPATVGHYTAVQNSKNAKDKNLKRHSLINVLPWKRIVAVSAKKKGSKKVQPNGNYQNNVTHLNNENLKKSQSCANLSTFTQDQSTPALTKSSNNTVSSVKKAPLANSNVAPGTPKRVIVQASTSELLRCLGEFLCRRCYRLKHLSPTDPVLWLRSVDRSLLLQGWQDQGFITPANVVFVYMLCRDVVSSEVATEHELQAVLLTCLYLSYSYMGNEISYPLKPFLVESSKETFWDRCLSIINLMSSKMLQINSDPHYFTQVFADLKNESQKEEERSRLLIGLDR; via the coding sequence ATGGGAACCGTGCTGTCTTTGTCACCCAGCTACCGAAAGGCGGCTCTCTTTGAGGATGGCCCGGCCACTGTGGGCCACTACACAGCCGTCCAGAACAGCAAGAACGCCAAAGACAAGAATCTGAAGCGGCACTCACTCATCAACGTTCTCCCATGGAAGCGGATTGTAGCCGTGTCGGCCAAGAAGAAAGGCTCCAAGAAGGTGCAGCCCAACGGCAACTACCAGAACAATGTCACCCACCTGAACAATGAAAACCTGAAGAAGTCGCAGTCATGCGCCAACCTGTCCACCTTCACCCAGGATCAGAGCACTCCAGCTCTCACCAAGAGCTCCAACAACACAGTGTCGTCTGTCAAGAAGGCCCCCCTGGCCAACTCCAACGTGGCCCCTGGGACCCCAAAGAGAGTGATTGTCCAGGCCTCCACCAGCGAGCTGCTGCGCTGCCTCGGGGAGTTTCTGTGCCGGCGTTGTTACCGCCTGAAACACCTGTCACCCACTGACCCAGTGCTGTGGCTGCGCAGCGTCGACCGCTCCCTGCTGCTGCAAGGCTGGCAGGACCAGGGATTCATCACCCCTGCCAACGTGGTCTTTGTCTACATGCTGTGCCGCGACGTGGTCTCCTCCGAGGTGGCCACGGAGCACGAGCTGCAGGCCGTGCTCCTCACTTGCCTCTACCTGTCTTACTCCTACATGGGCAACGAGATCTCCTACCCTCTGAAACCCTTCTTAGTGGAGAGCTCCAAGGAGACCTTCTGGGACCGCTGCCTGTCCATCATCAACCTGATGAGCTCAAAGATGCTCCAGATCAACTCCGACCCACACTACTTCACTCAGGTGTTCGCCGACCTGAAGAACGAGAgccagaaggaggaggagaggagccgTTTGCTCATCGGCCTGGACCGGTGA